In one Triplophysa rosa linkage group LG13, Trosa_1v2, whole genome shotgun sequence genomic region, the following are encoded:
- the higd2a gene encoding HIG1 domain family member 2A, mitochondrial, with product MAAAPTSVGRDQSTKTPSPIVFDVSQPPVIEGFSPLPRAKEENFKDKFIRKTKENPFVPIGCLGTAGALIYGLGAFRSGKTRQSQLSMRARIFAQGFTVVAIIVGVAATALKPK from the exons ATGGCAGCTGCACCGACCTCGGTTGGACGAGATCAATCGACTAAAACTCCCTCACCTATCGTGTTTGATGTATCACAGCCTCCGGTGATCGAGGGATTTAGCCCGCTGCCAAGGGCAAAGGAAGAAAACTTTAAAGACAAATTTATCAGGAAAACTAAAGAAAACCCATTCGTCCCTATAG GTTGCTTAGGAACCGCTGGGGCATTGATCTATGGCCTCGGTGCCTTCAGAAGTGGCAAGACCCGGCAGTCGCAGCTGTCAATGAGAGCCCGTATCTTCGCTCAAGGCTTCACAGTCGTTGCCATCATAGTGGGTGTTGCTGCCACAGCACTGAAGCCCAAGTAG
- the cltb gene encoding clathrin light chain B isoform X1, which translates to MADDFGFSASDNGVHVEEDPAAAFLAQQQNEIAVIENDDAGFGALDDAGPPPADADTYTSFGGDFGGTTAVNGDMFQDANGTADSYSAIAQADIQRQEPESLRKWREEQRDRLEQLDSAAKAAEAVWREKAQKELEDWHVHQKEQMEKNKSNNRIADKTFNKQPNSDVIGFVVSETAFLKECDDDSPGTEWEKVARLCDFNPKTSRQTKDVSRMRSVLISLKQTPLVR; encoded by the exons ATGGCTGACGACTTCGGCTTTTCCGCCTCCGACAACGGAGTTCACGTGGAGGAGGACCCGGCCGCGGCGTTTCTCGCCCAGCAGCAGAATGAGATCGCGGTGATCGAAAACGACGACGCCGGGTTCGGCGCGCTGGATGACGCCGGACCTCCGCCCGCGGACGCGGACACGTACACGTCTTTCGGAG GTGATTTTGGAGGAACAACGGCTGTAAACGGAGATATGTTCCAG GACGCCAACGGCACAGCTGACAGCTACTCAGCCATTGCCCAAGCTGACATTCAGAGGCAGGAACCAGAAAGCTTGCGCAAATGGAGGGAGGAACAAAGGGATCGGCTGGAACAATTAG ATTCAGCTGCTAAAGCAGCTGAGGCCGTGTGGAGAGAGAAAGCCCAGAAGGAACTAGAGGATTGGCATGTACACCAGAAAGAACAGATGGAGAAAAACAAATCCAACAACAG GATCGCTGATAAGACTTTCAACAAACAGCCCAACTCTGATGTCATAGGCTTTGT AGTGTCAGAAACTGCTTTTCTGAAGGAGTGTGATGACGACAGCCCCGGCACAGAATGGGAGAAAGTGGCCCGTCTTTGTGACTTCAACCCCAAAACCAGCCGCCAGACTAAAGACGTGTCTCGGATGCGCTCGGTGCTCATTTCTCTGAAACAGACGCCTCTGGTTCGCTAA
- the cltb gene encoding clathrin light chain B isoform X2 codes for MADDFGFSASDNGVHVEEDPAAAFLAQQQNEIAVIENDDAGFGALDDAGPPPADADTYTSFGGDFGGTTAVNGDMFQDANGTADSYSAIAQADIQRQEPESLRKWREEQRDRLEQLDSAAKAAEAVWREKAQKELEDWHVHQKEQMEKNKSNNRVSETAFLKECDDDSPGTEWEKVARLCDFNPKTSRQTKDVSRMRSVLISLKQTPLVR; via the exons ATGGCTGACGACTTCGGCTTTTCCGCCTCCGACAACGGAGTTCACGTGGAGGAGGACCCGGCCGCGGCGTTTCTCGCCCAGCAGCAGAATGAGATCGCGGTGATCGAAAACGACGACGCCGGGTTCGGCGCGCTGGATGACGCCGGACCTCCGCCCGCGGACGCGGACACGTACACGTCTTTCGGAG GTGATTTTGGAGGAACAACGGCTGTAAACGGAGATATGTTCCAG GACGCCAACGGCACAGCTGACAGCTACTCAGCCATTGCCCAAGCTGACATTCAGAGGCAGGAACCAGAAAGCTTGCGCAAATGGAGGGAGGAACAAAGGGATCGGCTGGAACAATTAG ATTCAGCTGCTAAAGCAGCTGAGGCCGTGTGGAGAGAGAAAGCCCAGAAGGAACTAGAGGATTGGCATGTACACCAGAAAGAACAGATGGAGAAAAACAAATCCAACAACAG AGTGTCAGAAACTGCTTTTCTGAAGGAGTGTGATGACGACAGCCCCGGCACAGAATGGGAGAAAGTGGCCCGTCTTTGTGACTTCAACCCCAAAACCAGCCGCCAGACTAAAGACGTGTCTCGGATGCGCTCGGTGCTCATTTCTCTGAAACAGACGCCTCTGGTTCGCTAA